The following proteins are encoded in a genomic region of Rhizobium sp. CCGE531:
- a CDS encoding MmgE/PrpD family protein, which translates to MGALSSVEHILFPRGAAHNDAGLLAKFLTELRYESIPVDVLKHAKLITLDTIGCIVAGTDTPLGEKLLAAYQAGEDTGGCCVPGTRLQLSPSMATKLNAWLSDVLDYEDVAAGHPSATVIPAALAMAEYLKSTPKRFLAGVVAGYEAGLRVHDATQATPDVYRRFAVYHAWHGIAAGAAAMVVSGGSEEQFRSALGHAGANTSLPLWYVQYGRPAHALKANYGQMALGGIDAALCARRDIVGPFAMLSDPERGFAKIIGSDQFEPAQLSADLGEVWRTRESSLKPYPSCAFLHTTIDGVSSLVKEHNIDPENLEKLKIRSFSRITEWFSDKAPASDIDAQLSIEYVSAMALLSVEVGREWYSPSLMRNNRVAELMQRIDVELDPVAEEAFWKHDQYLSTIILHTRDGRSFTTTVEWPPGHWRRPFSMNDVAEKFARNLRGSAIEKNTSHIIKTIMNIDHLNSLDDLYCLLRAE; encoded by the coding sequence GTGGGTGCGCTATCGTCAGTTGAACACATCCTCTTTCCCCGCGGCGCCGCTCACAACGACGCTGGTCTTTTGGCGAAGTTCCTGACAGAACTTAGATACGAAAGCATACCAGTCGATGTGCTGAAGCATGCCAAGCTCATCACGCTGGACACGATCGGATGTATCGTCGCCGGAACGGACACTCCTCTAGGTGAGAAGTTATTGGCCGCGTACCAAGCTGGAGAAGACACGGGCGGGTGTTGCGTTCCCGGCACTCGCCTTCAACTTTCCCCATCAATGGCTACAAAATTAAATGCCTGGCTCTCTGACGTACTTGATTATGAAGACGTCGCCGCCGGGCATCCAAGCGCAACCGTGATACCTGCGGCACTCGCGATGGCGGAGTACCTCAAATCAACACCCAAGCGCTTCCTTGCAGGAGTTGTAGCTGGATATGAGGCAGGATTGCGGGTTCACGACGCAACTCAGGCCACCCCGGATGTTTACCGCCGTTTCGCGGTCTACCACGCATGGCACGGAATCGCGGCTGGAGCGGCGGCCATGGTGGTGTCGGGCGGATCTGAAGAGCAATTCCGATCCGCCCTCGGACACGCGGGCGCCAATACCTCCCTTCCCCTCTGGTATGTGCAATATGGTCGACCGGCACACGCTCTCAAGGCAAATTATGGTCAGATGGCGCTTGGAGGGATTGACGCAGCACTCTGCGCTCGCCGCGATATTGTCGGCCCATTTGCGATGTTGAGCGACCCCGAAAGGGGCTTCGCCAAGATCATCGGGTCGGATCAATTCGAACCCGCTCAGCTTTCTGCCGATTTGGGGGAGGTTTGGCGCACTAGAGAATCGTCGTTAAAACCGTATCCGAGCTGCGCGTTCCTCCATACCACAATTGACGGGGTTTCCAGCCTCGTGAAGGAGCATAACATCGATCCCGAAAATCTTGAAAAGCTGAAAATCAGAAGTTTTTCGAGAATAACGGAATGGTTTTCGGACAAGGCTCCAGCCAGCGATATCGATGCTCAGCTGTCCATTGAATATGTATCGGCTATGGCGCTTCTCTCAGTTGAAGTCGGCAGAGAGTGGTATTCGCCGTCGCTCATGAGAAATAACCGCGTGGCTGAACTCATGCAGAGAATTGATGTTGAGCTTGATCCAGTCGCGGAAGAGGCATTCTGGAAGCATGACCAATATTTATCGACAATAATTCTCCACACCAGGGACGGACGGAGCTTTACCACGACGGTCGAATGGCCTCCGGGCCACTGGCGGAGGCCTTTTAGCATGAATGATGTCGCGGAAAAGTTCGCACGAAACCTTCGGGGCTCGGCGATCGAGAAAAATACTTCGCACATCATCAAGACGATAATGAACATAGATCACCTGAATTCCTTGGACGATTTGTATTGCCTGTTAAGAGCTGAATAG
- a CDS encoding ornithine cyclodeaminase → MQDKLNVVPFISVDHMMKLVLATGVERFLVELAAYIEEDFRRWECFDKTPRVASHSAEGVIELMPTSDGETYGFKYVNGHPKNTRSGRQTVTAFGVLADVGNGYPMLLTEMTILTALRTAAMSAVAAKYLAPKGARTMAMIGNGAQSEFQAIAFKAILGVDKLRLYDIDPSATARCRKNLAGMGFEIMACASSQEAVEGAEIVTTVTADKQNATILTDNMVGPGIHINAVGGDCPGKTELHGDILLRSDIFVEYPPQTRIEGEIQQLAPDHPVVELWQVIAGKAAGRSGERQITLFDSVGFAIEDFSALRYVRDCLKDTGLYEELDLLADPDEPRDLFGMILRAAKAASTPQKIGAL, encoded by the coding sequence ATGCAAGACAAACTGAACGTTGTTCCCTTCATCAGCGTCGATCATATGATGAAGCTGGTGCTTGCAACCGGTGTCGAACGCTTCCTCGTCGAGCTTGCCGCCTATATCGAGGAGGACTTCCGCCGCTGGGAGTGCTTCGACAAGACGCCGCGTGTCGCCTCTCACAGCGCCGAAGGCGTCATCGAGCTGATGCCGACCAGTGATGGCGAGACCTACGGCTTCAAATACGTCAACGGCCATCCCAAGAACACCCGTTCCGGTCGCCAGACGGTCACCGCTTTCGGCGTGCTTGCCGATGTCGGCAACGGCTATCCGATGCTCTTGACCGAGATGACGATCCTGACGGCGCTCAGGACCGCGGCGATGTCGGCCGTCGCTGCCAAGTACCTGGCACCGAAGGGCGCCCGTACCATGGCGATGATCGGCAACGGGGCGCAGTCGGAATTCCAGGCCATCGCCTTCAAGGCGATCCTCGGCGTCGACAAGCTGCGGCTTTACGACATCGATCCATCCGCGACGGCTCGCTGCCGGAAGAACCTTGCCGGCATGGGTTTCGAGATTATGGCCTGCGCCTCCTCGCAGGAAGCGGTCGAAGGCGCCGAGATCGTCACCACCGTCACCGCTGACAAGCAGAATGCGACGATCCTCACCGACAACATGGTCGGCCCCGGCATTCACATCAACGCCGTTGGCGGCGACTGCCCCGGCAAAACCGAGCTTCACGGCGACATCCTGCTGCGCTCCGATATCTTCGTCGAATACCCGCCGCAGACGCGCATCGAAGGCGAGATCCAGCAGCTCGCTCCGGACCACCCGGTTGTCGAGCTTTGGCAGGTGATCGCCGGCAAGGCGGCCGGCCGTTCGGGCGAGCGTCAGATTACGCTGTTCGACTCCGTCGGCTTCGCCATCGAGGATTTTTCGGCGCTGCGCTATGTGCGCGACTGCCTCAAGGACACCGGCCTTTATGAAGAACTCGATCTGCTCGCCGATCCCGACGAGCCGCGCGATCTCTTCGGCATGATCCTGCGCGCGGCAAAAGCGGCTTCCACACCTCAAAAGATCGGAGCGCTCTGA
- a CDS encoding Xaa-Pro peptidase family protein, whose product MPLDLRLPSRPITLNARPLLPAPIVPSDELEARLSRTRAAMSRCETDVLILTDEKNVRYFTDYRTLSWTYHARPVLAVLTLERLLVFGSLGELRLMESVPRPFSPIAYDGYLPGAVDAIVDQISAMPASSRRRIAVDYGPDMFGRGSLYLIDRLKQIASDESVRSATDILWQIRLIKTPFEAEMKKVALAIVNDAFDQVIGNAYAGISEFELCQMMQAQIYLNGAESADPIAMLFSDGDFFYGRTPSDRKLKEGHYIWTDFRATYGGYPADRNRIARCGEPSDWEIATYKSVRSLTIELVNGIRPGLRCCDIYSNFQRLWKEADLGQIYGHVSRIGHGGGLDVTEPPSISAADQTVIEPGMIFHLEPKLEKNGAVFQFEEVVFVRDGGVEFLSDLSPERIPVV is encoded by the coding sequence ATGCCACTTGACTTGCGTTTGCCCTCGCGTCCTATCACCCTTAACGCGAGGCCATTGCTGCCCGCCCCAATTGTACCAAGCGATGAACTGGAAGCGCGGCTCAGCCGTACGCGAGCCGCAATGAGTCGCTGCGAAACCGATGTCTTGATTCTCACGGACGAAAAGAACGTTCGCTACTTCACCGACTACCGGACGCTCTCATGGACCTATCATGCTCGTCCGGTGTTGGCCGTGCTGACACTCGAACGGTTGCTCGTCTTCGGCAGTCTGGGGGAACTGCGGCTGATGGAAAGCGTGCCGCGTCCATTCTCGCCGATTGCCTATGACGGCTATCTACCCGGGGCGGTCGACGCCATTGTAGATCAGATTTCCGCCATGCCCGCCTCATCTCGCCGACGGATCGCTGTCGACTACGGCCCCGATATGTTCGGTCGCGGATCGCTCTACTTGATCGATCGGTTGAAACAAATCGCATCCGACGAGTCTGTTCGAAGCGCGACTGATATCTTGTGGCAGATACGACTGATCAAGACGCCGTTCGAAGCAGAAATGAAGAAGGTCGCCCTCGCCATCGTGAATGACGCATTTGATCAGGTGATTGGAAATGCCTATGCCGGCATCTCGGAGTTTGAGCTTTGCCAAATGATGCAAGCCCAGATCTACCTCAATGGGGCGGAAAGTGCGGATCCGATCGCGATGCTGTTCAGCGACGGTGACTTCTTTTATGGCCGCACACCGTCGGATCGGAAGTTGAAAGAAGGTCACTACATCTGGACGGACTTTCGCGCCACCTACGGGGGGTATCCTGCAGATCGCAATCGAATCGCGCGATGCGGCGAGCCGTCGGATTGGGAAATCGCGACATACAAGAGTGTCCGATCGCTAACGATCGAGCTTGTCAATGGCATCAGGCCCGGCCTTCGCTGCTGTGACATTTACAGCAATTTTCAGCGCCTTTGGAAGGAAGCTGATCTTGGCCAAATATACGGGCACGTCTCGCGCATAGGACACGGCGGCGGACTCGATGTCACGGAACCGCCATCGATTTCGGCGGCCGACCAGACCGTGATAGAGCCGGGGATGATTTTCCACCTCGAACCGAAGCTTGAAAAGAACGGCGCGGTGTTCCAGTTTGAAGAGGTCGTATTCGTTCGTGATGGCGGGGTTGAGTTTCTTAGTGACCTATCACCCGAACGGATTCCGGTCGTTTAG
- a CDS encoding 50S ribosomal protein L11 methyltransferase, with protein MNEIKSPADAYVKVPRWHFKMMRDPARNTAIEAAIASCNVTGKTVVEIGTGAGLPAMLFARYGARRVFTCEMDERIADTARQIIHANHLQDCIAVIAKSSRQAILDGDLPSAPDIIFTETLDAGVVGEGFEAIAEDIRQIASPTTVVIPDRVQQFGFLCSDVQAFEENSVFDQCGVDLSGFNLFAERAYFTVTQMQHDFVRLSPTIHFRNYDYLNPNALNPVEHRVIAHSSGLCHGMTSYFDAYFGKFLVTSRDLKSHWPMAFHPLREPLPIESGRHYRLKGDKTGLIDLVSI; from the coding sequence ATGAATGAAATCAAATCACCCGCTGACGCGTATGTGAAAGTGCCCAGGTGGCATTTCAAAATGATGCGGGACCCCGCACGAAATACAGCAATAGAGGCAGCTATTGCATCTTGCAATGTCACTGGGAAGACTGTTGTTGAAATCGGAACTGGCGCCGGCCTTCCGGCGATGCTCTTCGCCAGATATGGGGCTCGAAGAGTATTCACATGCGAGATGGATGAGCGAATTGCGGACACTGCGCGGCAGATTATACACGCCAATCATTTGCAGGATTGCATTGCTGTGATTGCAAAATCCTCAAGGCAAGCAATCTTAGACGGCGACCTTCCTTCGGCACCTGACATCATCTTCACAGAGACATTAGACGCAGGAGTCGTTGGTGAGGGCTTTGAGGCGATCGCGGAGGACATCCGCCAAATCGCCAGTCCTACTACAGTTGTCATACCAGATCGGGTTCAGCAATTCGGGTTTCTATGCAGTGACGTACAAGCTTTTGAGGAAAATTCTGTGTTTGACCAATGCGGGGTTGATCTTTCTGGGTTTAACCTGTTTGCCGAACGTGCATACTTCACGGTTACCCAGATGCAGCATGATTTTGTGCGCCTCTCGCCAACTATTCATTTTAGGAACTATGACTATCTAAATCCAAACGCCCTGAATCCGGTTGAACACCGTGTCATCGCCCACAGCTCCGGCCTCTGCCACGGAATGACCTCATATTTCGATGCATATTTTGGGAAGTTCCTTGTCACTTCTAGAGATCTGAAGAGCCATTGGCCAATGGCTTTCCACCCTTTACGCGAACCTCTGCCGATCGAATCTGGACGGCATTATCGCTTGAAGGGGGACAAAACTGGGTTGATTGATTTGGTTTCGATATGA
- a CDS encoding LysR family transcriptional regulator: MDLRHLRYVVAAARNGSFSAAGHELNVRQPIISKRIRELEDELGVFLFDRATSGARLTPTGEEFVVGARRIIEAFQRLSERARARGAGKTGRLVVGFYKSMSSGCFRTALKTFRSKFPGVEVELLEASYIELKAGVMSGTIDFAIVLGDTGRTELLDSMPLWAAQIMVALPKDHALAEKATVYWSELKGERFLVPHDDPGPDIRNIILSHLAAPSDHPEIITRQLSRESILGEVASGQGISLQCENTQPVLGQGVVLRPVHDGNGGVRLGYIACWRPDNSNPVIKNFFEIFRFVD; encoded by the coding sequence ATGGACCTTCGCCATCTTCGGTATGTCGTAGCGGCGGCCCGCAACGGGAGCTTCAGTGCGGCGGGTCATGAGTTGAACGTCCGCCAGCCGATCATAAGCAAGCGCATTCGAGAGTTGGAGGACGAGCTTGGTGTCTTTCTGTTCGACCGCGCCACATCGGGGGCGCGGCTCACACCGACAGGCGAAGAATTCGTGGTCGGCGCCCGGCGTATCATCGAGGCATTTCAGCGGCTCTCCGAACGGGCGAGGGCACGCGGCGCCGGCAAGACCGGACGTCTGGTGGTCGGCTTTTATAAGTCGATGTCATCGGGATGCTTTCGTACAGCCTTGAAGACCTTTCGGAGCAAGTTCCCTGGCGTCGAGGTGGAACTGCTGGAGGCTTCCTATATCGAGCTCAAGGCCGGCGTGATGTCTGGTACGATCGATTTCGCCATCGTTCTCGGCGACACAGGCAGGACCGAGCTTCTGGATTCGATGCCGCTTTGGGCGGCGCAAATAATGGTGGCCCTGCCGAAAGACCACGCGCTGGCCGAGAAGGCAACCGTCTATTGGTCCGAACTAAAGGGCGAGCGGTTTCTTGTGCCTCACGATGATCCTGGTCCCGACATCCGCAATATCATCCTTAGTCATCTCGCAGCACCTTCCGATCATCCGGAGATCATCACGCGGCAGCTGAGCCGGGAAAGCATCCTGGGCGAGGTCGCGAGCGGGCAGGGGATCAGCCTGCAGTGCGAAAACACGCAGCCTGTCCTCGGGCAGGGCGTTGTCCTTCGGCCCGTGCATGATGGCAACGGCGGCGTCCGGCTCGGCTACATCGCCTGCTGGCGGCCGGACAATTCCAACCCGGTTATCAAGAACTTCTTCGAAATCTTCCGTTTTGTCGATTGA
- a CDS encoding arginine deiminase-related protein, translated as MSRQSVQAPRGVVMIRPHHFTPNPMTAADNAFQSNDEKRAAAAVASAAYDEVTRMAEGLAEAGVAVHVFEDRTVATPDSVFPNNWFSTHSGGHVAVYPMYSPNRQKERRGDVIEMLKTEYRVQDVIDYSGLEKDHVYLEGTGAMVLDHIGRVAYAVRSNRTNEVALERFCTHFNFEPMVFDAVDRSGQPIYHTNVLMCVGTDFALLGTQMVRDLRRRQEVVDRLRETGREVIEVSIEQIENFAGNAIELEGGDDRVLALSARAHAALYQEQIAAIEHSAKLLPFDVSTIELAGGSVRCMLAGIHLSRRTPQTEHLLLAAE; from the coding sequence ATGAGCAGACAGTCCGTTCAGGCCCCCAGGGGCGTCGTGATGATCCGGCCGCATCATTTTACGCCGAATCCGATGACCGCCGCCGACAACGCGTTTCAGTCCAATGACGAAAAGCGGGCCGCCGCAGCGGTCGCCAGCGCCGCCTACGATGAGGTAACGCGCATGGCGGAAGGCCTCGCCGAGGCTGGCGTCGCCGTCCATGTCTTTGAGGACCGGACGGTTGCAACGCCCGACTCCGTCTTCCCCAACAATTGGTTCTCGACCCATTCCGGCGGCCACGTTGCGGTCTATCCGATGTACTCGCCCAATCGGCAGAAAGAGCGTCGCGGTGACGTGATCGAGATGCTCAAGACCGAGTACCGCGTGCAGGATGTCATCGATTATTCCGGCCTTGAGAAAGACCATGTCTATCTTGAAGGCACCGGCGCTATGGTCCTCGATCACATCGGCCGGGTCGCCTACGCGGTGCGCTCCAACCGTACCAACGAAGTGGCGCTGGAGCGCTTCTGCACGCACTTCAACTTCGAGCCGATGGTCTTCGACGCCGTCGATCGCAGCGGCCAGCCGATCTATCACACCAACGTGCTGATGTGCGTCGGGACCGATTTCGCTTTGCTTGGAACGCAGATGGTTCGCGATCTTCGGCGCCGGCAGGAAGTTGTCGACAGGCTCAGGGAAACCGGCCGCGAGGTCATCGAGGTTTCCATCGAGCAGATCGAGAATTTTGCCGGCAATGCCATCGAGCTGGAGGGCGGCGACGATCGCGTGCTGGCGCTGTCGGCGCGCGCCCACGCAGCCCTGTATCAGGAACAGATAGCGGCGATTGAGCACTCCGCCAAGCTCTTGCCGTTCGACGTCTCGACCATCGAACTCGCCGGCGGCTCGGTGCGCTGCATGCTCGCGGGCATTCACCTGTCACGGCGCACTCCGCAGACGGAACATCTCCTATTAGCGGCCGAATGA
- a CDS encoding arginine deiminase family protein gives MSQTRSVYEFNSAIVREPSTSVINGLRANDRGGPTYDGVKVEHDAYIAALRNAGVEVTVLPPLEDFPDSIFVEDPALVFTNGAILLRPGTRSRAEETAELAPVLREMFETVLELPATGQADGGDIMYTPKGLLIGLSDRTDKDGAEGLVACIEKLGGQAQIAETPKGVLHFKTGSSLLDDETVIATAALADAAVFEGFRKFVVPEGEEPAANVLRVNDVVFASANHPRTLERLDNEGYRVVPLKTAEIEKIDAGLSCMSLRWYRNGR, from the coding sequence ATGTCGCAGACCAGATCAGTCTATGAGTTCAACTCGGCAATCGTCCGGGAACCATCCACCTCCGTTATCAATGGCCTGCGCGCCAACGATCGCGGCGGCCCGACTTACGACGGCGTGAAGGTCGAGCACGACGCCTACATTGCGGCGCTACGCAATGCCGGTGTCGAGGTCACAGTGCTTCCGCCGCTTGAGGACTTCCCGGACTCCATCTTCGTCGAGGACCCGGCACTTGTGTTCACCAACGGCGCCATCCTGCTCCGGCCGGGCACCCGGAGCCGAGCCGAGGAAACTGCCGAACTTGCGCCGGTGCTGCGCGAGATGTTCGAGACCGTTCTTGAACTGCCCGCAACGGGCCAGGCGGACGGCGGCGACATCATGTATACCCCGAAAGGCCTGCTGATCGGCCTCTCCGACCGCACTGATAAGGATGGTGCCGAGGGACTTGTCGCCTGCATCGAAAAGCTTGGTGGACAGGCTCAGATTGCCGAGACTCCGAAAGGCGTTTTGCACTTCAAGACAGGCTCCTCGCTGCTTGACGACGAGACTGTGATCGCGACGGCCGCCCTTGCCGATGCTGCTGTCTTCGAAGGGTTTCGCAAGTTCGTCGTTCCAGAAGGTGAAGAGCCGGCGGCGAATGTGCTCCGGGTGAACGATGTCGTCTTCGCCAGCGCCAACCACCCACGCACGCTCGAGAGGCTCGACAACGAGGGCTACAGGGTCGTGCCGCTGAAGACGGCCGAGATCGAGAAGATCGACGCTGGGCTCTCCTGTATGTCGCTGCGGTGGTATCGCAACGGCAGATAG